Proteins encoded together in one Bacteroidota bacterium window:
- a CDS encoding sigma-70 family RNA polymerase sigma factor, translating into MIRISEEEIIHAFKKNDHSFIRNLYAIHLPVILRYVTHNNGEADDAKDLIQQAMLIVFQKVRNNEFELTCSFKTYLYSICKNLWLKELRKKKIENTTSLEPEEMEEGEVIVEVEKEYDYSVQYFLYRWHFHNLSSICKDLLKMTLAKVSYDEIAERLNFTDGEMARKKKYRCKELLIKRIKGDPRFNDFEDDEKED; encoded by the coding sequence GTGATTCGAATTTCGGAAGAAGAAATTATTCATGCTTTTAAAAAAAATGATCATTCGTTCATTCGAAATCTTTACGCAATTCATTTGCCTGTGATTTTACGTTATGTGACTCATAATAATGGAGAAGCAGATGATGCTAAAGATTTAATTCAGCAGGCGATGTTAATTGTTTTTCAGAAAGTTCGAAACAATGAATTTGAATTAACTTGTTCTTTTAAAACATATTTGTATTCAATTTGCAAGAATCTATGGTTGAAGGAACTTAGAAAGAAAAAGATAGAAAACACGACAAGTCTTGAGCCTGAAGAAATGGAGGAAGGTGAAGTAATTGTTGAAGTAGAGAAGGAATACGATTATAGTGTTCAATATTTTTTGTATCGTTGGCATTTTCATAACCTGAGTTCGATTTGCAAAGATTTGCTAAAAATGACCCTTGCAAAGGTATCGTATGATGAAATAGCAGAAAGGCTGAACTTTACGGATGGGGAAATGGCCAGGAAAAAGAAATACAGATGCAAAGAATTATTAATAAAACGAATTAAAGGCGACCCCCGCTTTAATGATTTTGAAGATGATGAAAAAGAAGATTAA